Proteins encoded together in one Bos indicus x Bos taurus breed Angus x Brahman F1 hybrid chromosome 28, Bos_hybrid_MaternalHap_v2.0, whole genome shotgun sequence window:
- the CHCHD1 gene encoding coiled-coil-helix-coiled-coil-helix domain-containing protein 1, with amino-acid sequence MATPSLRGRLARLGNPRKPILKPNKPLILANHVGERRREKGEATCITEMSIMMACWKQNEFRDEACKKEIRDFFDCASRAEAARKMRSIQEDLGELGSLPPRKLNKLLQRFPNKPHLS; translated from the exons ATGGCGACGCCAAGCCTCCGGGGTCGGCTAGCACGGCTTGGGAATCCGCGGAAGCCTATACTGAAGCCCAATAAGCCTCTCATCCTAGCTAACCATGTCGGGGAACGGCGCCGGGAGAAGGGCG AGGCGACCTGTATCACGGAGATGTCGATAATGATGGCTTGCTGGAAGCAGAATGAATTCCGCGACGAAGCGTGCAAAAAAGAGATCCGCGACTTCTTCGATTGTGCTTCGAGGGCTGAG GCAGCCCGAAAAATGAGATCAATCCAGGAGGATCTGGGAGAGTTGGGGAGTTTACCTCCCAGGAAGTTGAATAAGCTGTTACAGAGGTTTCCTAACAAGCCTCACCTCAGCTGA